The sequence TCCGCACTCGTACCGGTTATTGCTGTCGTCGGATGTGCTGGCGTATCTGACACGGCCGCTACCGGCGCACCTCACGCCCCTGCCCGGTCAGAAAACCAAAGGGGCTGCCGTAGCCGTTGGGGCCGATACCGACCTGCCGGATGCCAACCGCGTCGACCCCGCTTGGGGACCGCGTCAGGGCGATTCGTTCCTGGATGCGCCCTCGCTGGCCGATATACTACTCGCCGGTGCCGCCTACGCCAGTCTCGATCCCTTTGCCAATACCACCAACCCCGACCTGACCCGCGAGCAAAAAGGCATTCCGGTGCCCAAATTGCTGGGCCTGATGGTGCTGCGATTCCGTCGGCCCCGTTTCCTGCGGCAGGTGCCAGGCACAGGTCGCCGCCCCCGCCATCGGTGGGAATGGGTGTAGTTTTCAGGTCAACCTCCACGGTTTAAGGGTCAATGTTGTGCCGCCACGGCCTCGATGGGTGCGGGTAGCTCAATATTGACCTTTATATCGTAGACCTTGAACTAATTTTTTGCCCTATTTTTGGCCCCACGTTGTTGATAATTGACGCTTCCTGAATAGCTATGGCTGAATTAATCCGAATGCCCAAGATGAGCGACACCATGACTGAGGGTGTCATTGCTGAGTGGCATAAAAAAGTAGGTGATACCGTAAAATCGGGCGATGTGCTGGCCGAAGTCGAAACCGACAAAGCCACCATGGACCTCGAAGCCTACGACGAAGGCACCCTGCTTTACATTGGTATCGAAAAAGGGCAGTCGGTGCCGGTTGATGGCATCATTGCCGTGATTGGTCAGCAGGGCGAAGATTTCCAGTCGCTGCTCAATGGCAGCAGTGGTGGCAGCGTGGAAGCGCCCGCCCCGAAAGCCGAAAGCACTGCCCCGGCCGATAAACCGGCCCCCACTGCCGCCGATACCACGCAGGTAAATACCAACATGGCTGATGAAAAGGCGGTGTCGGCTGCTCCGGCTGCCGATGCCAACGTGAACGCGTCGGTGATTCGGATGCCTAAGATGAGCGATACCATGACGGAAGGTACCATCGTGGCCTGGCACAAAAAGGAAGGTGATACCGTAAAATCAGGCGATGTGCTGGCCGAAGTCGAAACCGACAAAGCCACCATGGACCTCGAAGCTTATGAAGAAGGCACCCTGCTCTACGTAGGCGTGAAAGAAGGCGAATCGGTCGCGGTCGACGCGGTTATCGCCGTCGTCGGTGAGAAAGGGGCCAACTTCAAAGTACTCATAAGCGGTGCCGAAAGCAGCGGCGCAGCTCCGGCGGCCGAATCGGCTGGAAGCGGCAACGCCACCGCCGAACAAAACCCGCAAACCAACGTACCTGCCAACGCCGACACCGACCTGTCGTATGCCGGTGGTACCGAAAACGGGCACGACGCCAACGGTCGCGTGAAGGCGTCGCCATTGGCCAAAGCTATTGCCGAGCAGAAAGGCATCGACCTGAAACAGGTGCACGGCACTGGCCCCGAAGGGCGTATCGTGAAAGCCGACGTGGAAGCGTTCAAGCCAGGTACGTCGGCTCAACCGGCTGCGGCCTCAGCGGCCCAGCCCGCCGCTCCGCAGGCTCAGCCCGCTCAGGCCCCTGCTGCGGCTACACCGGCTCCGGCTCCTCAGCCTCAGGCAACGCCCCAGGGCGAGTACGAAGATGTGCCGGTGAGCCAGATGCGGAAAACCATTGCCCGCCGCCTGAGCGAGAGCCTCTTCACGGCCCCGCACTTCTACCTGACCATGGAAATCAACATGGACAAGGCGATGGCGCTGCGC comes from Fibrella aestuarina BUZ 2 and encodes:
- a CDS encoding pyruvate dehydrogenase complex dihydrolipoamide acetyltransferase, coding for MAELIRMPKMSDTMTEGVIAEWHKKVGDTVKSGDVLAEVETDKATMDLEAYDEGTLLYIGIEKGQSVPVDGIIAVIGQQGEDFQSLLNGSSGGSVEAPAPKAESTAPADKPAPTAADTTQVNTNMADEKAVSAAPAADANVNASVIRMPKMSDTMTEGTIVAWHKKEGDTVKSGDVLAEVETDKATMDLEAYEEGTLLYVGVKEGESVAVDAVIAVVGEKGANFKVLISGAESSGAAPAAESAGSGNATAEQNPQTNVPANADTDLSYAGGTENGHDANGRVKASPLAKAIAEQKGIDLKQVHGTGPEGRIVKADVEAFKPGTSAQPAAASAAQPAAPQAQPAQAPAAATPAPAPQPQATPQGEYEDVPVSQMRKTIARRLSESLFTAPHFYLTMEINMDKAMALRGQVNAVAPAKVSFNDFVIKAAALALKQHPNVNSSWLGDKIRKYKYVNIGVAVAVDEGLLVPVVRNADQKTLSTIAGEVKEMAGKAKDKKLQPKDWEGSTFSISNLGMFGIDEFTAIINPPDSCILAVGAIKQSVVFEGETPKPVNIMKVTLSCDHRVVDGATGAAFLQTLKGFLEDPMKMLV